A genomic segment from Bacteroidota bacterium encodes:
- a CDS encoding T9SS type A sorting domain-containing protein: protein MKTNYTKRMLLGLLFLLSASITFAQTILPLREKADGSEGTPLTTTLNKENLGLGGSDMGDGTVSFYASVDGAMGTVDVAYTSSGYTSEKNLGDGVEAHYVLTTGDLGNGLGTISFTAPNGIENLTFTYVLDPNGSIMGGNFIYFQHPTLYINGTEITYTKDETSGIKDVENVEINQEGEVTVKLEAIGGSDGSSYVDVIAVASVSWSNSSLGIKEKYIVANVYPNPVKEDGILHISQNMVSAKFYNVAGSLVRDINVTGKTINLSGLNKGLYFMVAKDINNTTLHRKIVIE, encoded by the coding sequence ATGAAGACAAATTACACTAAAAGAATGCTATTGGGCTTATTATTTTTGCTTTCAGCATCAATTACTTTTGCTCAAACTATTCTTCCACTAAGGGAAAAAGCAGATGGTAGCGAAGGTACTCCCCTAACTACTACATTAAATAAAGAGAATTTGGGTCTTGGTGGTAGTGATATGGGAGATGGAACAGTAAGTTTCTATGCATCAGTAGATGGTGCAATGGGAACGGTTGATGTAGCATATACTTCTTCTGGATATACGTCTGAAAAGAATTTAGGTGATGGGGTTGAAGCTCACTATGTATTAACCACCGGTGATTTAGGCAACGGACTTGGAACTATTTCATTTACAGCCCCAAATGGTATTGAAAATTTAACATTTACTTATGTACTGGATCCTAATGGAAGTATTATGGGAGGTAATTTTATCTATTTTCAACATCCAACACTATACATAAATGGCACAGAAATCACCTATACTAAAGACGAAACTTCGGGCATTAAGGATGTAGAAAATGTAGAAATTAATCAAGAAGGGGAAGTTACTGTGAAGCTTGAAGCAATAGGTGGATCTGATGGTAGTTCTTATGTTGATGTAATTGCAGTTGCATCTGTAAGCTGGTCTAATTCCTCATTGGGAATCAAAGAGAAATATATTGTTGCCAATGTATATCCTAACCCTGTTAAAGAAGATGGAATTTTACATATAAGCCAAAACATGGTAAGTGCTAAGTTCTATAACGTAGCAGGAAGTTTGGTTAGAGATATTAATGTAACAGGAAAAACTATTAACCTTTCAGGTTTAAATAAAGGTTTGTACTTTATGGTAGCTAAAGATATTAATAATACCACATTACATAGAAAAATTGTTATAGAATAA
- a CDS encoding bile acid:sodium symporter family protein: MESSFLSAVVLPLALAIIMIGIGLELKISDFTLLFKKPRGVIIGLLGQMVLLPIIGYMVGFYLFDFSSPLIGVGFVILALAPGGSTSNLMSLLSKGDLALSVSLTAFVSVITPLWMPFAIALLFSNIPETKGIELSYVKTFTELFVVSFIPIVIGMLINAKKHEWSLKLRKPVKILSTIFLFLVIIALVIKNKVVITANLDTVGIASIVMVTLTFLAGFLLARVFSLSGKQIKSITFEVGIQNGTLALLVTATILGIPEMTLAAIFYSLIMFVYGFAVIGFFNMKKVENGKKVELCCA, encoded by the coding sequence ATGGAAAGTTCTTTTTTAAGTGCCGTTGTATTACCCTTAGCCTTAGCAATAATTATGATAGGTATCGGATTGGAATTAAAGATATCCGATTTTACTTTATTGTTTAAAAAACCCAGGGGGGTGATAATAGGTCTTCTTGGACAAATGGTATTACTCCCAATTATAGGATACATGGTAGGATTCTATTTATTCGATTTTTCAAGTCCTTTGATCGGAGTAGGTTTTGTAATACTGGCTTTGGCACCCGGAGGATCTACATCGAACCTAATGAGTTTATTATCGAAAGGCGATTTGGCTCTCTCTGTTAGTTTAACAGCATTTGTAAGCGTTATTACTCCCCTTTGGATGCCCTTTGCGATTGCTTTATTATTTTCGAATATACCTGAAACCAAGGGTATTGAACTCAGTTATGTAAAAACCTTTACTGAATTGTTTGTAGTATCATTTATTCCAATTGTGATTGGTATGCTGATTAATGCGAAAAAACATGAGTGGTCATTGAAATTGAGAAAACCGGTAAAAATTCTCTCAACAATATTCTTGTTTTTAGTAATTATAGCTCTTGTAATAAAAAATAAAGTTGTAATTACTGCAAATTTAGATACTGTTGGTATTGCTTCCATAGTTATGGTTACTCTTACTTTCTTAGCTGGTTTTTTGTTGGCGCGCGTTTTTTCTTTATCCGGTAAACAGATTAAAAGTATAACTTTTGAGGTAGGAATTCAAAACGGTACGTTAGCATTGCTGGTTACTGCAACGATTTTGGGAATACCCGAAATGACTTTGGCAGCTATTTTTTATAGTTTAATAATGTTCGTTTACGGTTTTGCTGTAATAGGATTCTTTAACATGAAAAAGGTAGAAAACGGGAAGAAAGTAGAACTCTGTTGTGCATAA